The DNA sequence ATTTTGAAGAACTAATTTTACTTTGCTGATGATTCTATAGATCAGTTGCACGGAGCTTGAATTTGGTACGTAGCGTTTTTAGGTAAACAGTAAGTATCATGCCAAGATTACTTTGCATTATTTGGAAAAAGGCACCATTATAGAGAGCTAGGGCATGCTGAGTTTTTAATATGACTGAAGTCAAAAAGATGCTTTCATTTGAACTactaagggttttttttttttttttgatacataACAAACTCGTCGCAGACGGTTTTTTGCAGAGTCCTTTCCAATTAACACTGTAAAAGATTATGCTCTAAAAGAGTACAAGAAAAAAATCATCTAAAGCGTCGCAAAATTTTTTGTCCTTTGAATTTCGTTAATAAAACTAGAAAAGCCACTATGCTTTCTCAGTCTTCTCAGCCTCTGAGGCCCTCGCTTTTTGTATACATATGAAGTTACAGATAATATGAGCTAGAAATAAATGACTTTCAGTTCCACGGATTCTTTTTAGTCCCACTTCTTTTTCCGCTAATCGTTGAGGTTGATTTCTGCCAAGACAGCAAGTCAGCAAGCATTAATATTTTCCTATCACAGCAAATAATGATCGAAACAATAACAATGGCCAAACGGAAAACTGAGGAACAGCGATGATGAAACGTACCGATTTTGATTTTTTAGTCTTTCCTCGGATACGATTCTTTGGCGGTTTTAGTTTGTATATCCGAACCATCCAATGGTGAGTTGTAAATACCTAAATAGATCAAAATCCAACACTTGATTAGAAGCTTAAATAATATAGGTAAGGAGATACTGTGGGCTCGCTTTATTCAAGCTCATCAAGAAACATTTCACACCGAAACAAAACGGATTCAATGAAAGAGAAACAGGTGAATCTAATCTATTATTGTTGTCTTTTCTTTTATCAAGCTAATTGATTCTTGTATTACTTAAATATATTGGAAAAGTATTTTATATGAGATATGTTCTGCACCTAGCATCAAACTAAAGGTTTAGACAATCTGACCTCTTCAAAATGGGTAAGTTTGAAATGCTTCTTTCCAATTTCTGTTCGCCTCACCCTATCAAAGCCTTTACCATCCGTGTCCACAAACCTGCAGTAAGAAGACGAGATGCAATATATTACCAACAGCGGGAACAGATAAAACtccagaaataaagaaaaaaatttaggcATTATACAGACCTGTAATAAGAGAGCTTGTACATGAGACAATTTAGCATGGTGGGGGTGGCCTGATTGTCAATCCGATACTGACCATCTCTCTTGTGGAGGAAAGACAAGATAAAAACATGGTTAATGACTCAATATTGAAAACACTATTAACTGAAAGTCTTCCCAAAAAACTGAagaattatataaaataaaattaatccaCAGCCATTCAATTACCCCAGAAAAGGGGAAATAAAGGACACCAGTTAAGGGAATAACTCACTAAGTAATCAGGTTCCTTGATATGAGGAAATACACCACCTCCGATACGGACCATCCACAGGAATTTATTAATATCATCACTGGGGTAGCCAACAAGACCTGATAAGTAAATTCATACATCAGACTAAAGTTCCACTTTCTTCGTAAGATTTCAGCATGGAAAAAGAAGCCAACCTCCAAATACAACGAGGACATATTTTACATCCaatgagttgaaaatttccCAAGCAGCCTTTTCTGGAGAAGACATGGCAGTACCGACTGTTGCAATATGAGTGTTGTTCCAGGTATTATTGTCAACAATGACAGTGCGGTTAGCCATGGCAGTGGTTTGGTACCCATAATCCCACCaagatgcaacctgcaaaaggAAAATAGAAAGAATAAATATTGGTTCatttgaaaaagaaagggaTACATTTAATTATATTCCTATTCTCCCTCGATAAATAAATGAGGTTCAGAATGGTGAGTGGGCTTGAATTATTAGCAGATCCCAGTCTgttaaaaatcaaaatgagatACTAATCATACTAGGGAAAAGAATTCATGGCGAGAAACTCACTTTATCATCCACCTCAGTATTGTGGCTTAGCCATGCATAAGCCTCTCTAAAATCATCAAAAACATGGAGACCATCATGTGAATGAGATGTTAGAACAATGGATGGGGCTGAATACGCTTCTGCTGCTGCCCAGACACAATGAACCTACACAACAAACAATAACTCATCATCACAGGCCTTCTTGCAAGTCAAAATTCATCACAGGAGatccaaaaggaaaataaaaagttGCTTGTATAAGAAAATCATAAGTTCATTTGGATATAAAGGGCTTCTGTTTTAGATATTTTCTTCACTTTTATACAGGTCCTCCACTTGATAATATTATACACCATTGAAACTAtaatttgaaaataataaatgtATGAAATTAAAGGTAAGAAGGATGTACAAGTTCAAACACCATAACATATTATTACCAAAGAAATTTGAAAAAAACCATACTAGTGCGGATAGAACTTTATGAATATCAGAATCAGAACTTATCTGATAACATAAAAATAACGAATAAAGAAAATTACTATACCACATAGAAGGCACCCAGCAGCACAAGTAGAAAATAGCAAGAACTGATCCCTCAAGAGGTAAAACCAGAAGCTTCTTTTCAATTCGAGCTTTGATAGAAGGCTTTTCTACAggttctttttccttcttcctgTTCTTTCTTGAGGGTCTCTCCTTTAATGTCTCTCCACTTTTATCGGTCTTAGGCACTTCATTCAGTGGCACAGTGCTATCAGAACTGGTCTCCTCTGCCTTAatgtccaaaagaaaaaatttaaggCTGGTCTATATGAAGCAAAGTTGAACTAATATCAACCAATAACATAAAGAATGCATGCTTACCTTAACTGGTGAAATTCCTTGTAAACCAGGTAACTGAAACTTAATTGATCGTGTAAAAACTTCAAAAGCTTCAGAAAGAGCAATTCCAGAGGTAATGCATGCTGCTGGAGCAAGTACCAACATAAGACGCACCTGTAATATTACCAAAAATTATTATTTCACATGGATTAGCATGAAAgctagaagaaaaacaaattacaCTTCACTATTTCAAATTACCCACAGAAGTTCTTACCATAACTCCAGAGAAATAAACTGATGTTACAATATAAAGGATGACAAAAGAGCTCGCATCCGATAAGGGTGAAAAGCATGCCTAACAACAGATATGAACCATTAAAACAGCAGTTAGAACGTGGAAAACATAGGAAACTgtacaaaaaagaaaactaaagtaACTTGGGAAATAAAAGGATAAATATAATCactaagaaattaaaaagaaaaacacggTTTGAAGATTGGAATCTTACAATTATGCCAGCTGGAACTAAGAATGCCAACACATTAATGTCCATAAAGTATGAGGGCCAAGTAGGAGGTTGATGCTCACTAACACTAGCAATAATTGGTATGTACTTGCTTGCATAggttctgaaaagaaaaaagtttgtACATGTAAACAAATAGATTCGAGAAGTTTACGCCTAAGCACAATAACATGAATTATCTCAAGTTACAAAATATAGGCAGTTTCTAGCATCCCAAAGTTAGAAGAACAATGGGGACAAGGAGATAGAGAAATAGAGACGGTGGTTAAAACAAAACAGTAATACGAAGTGATTTGACACAGATTGTTAGTAGTAAGACCACTTACTTTTTCCATGAGAGTCCATTAAAGTTTAGTAAATATGATACTATCATCTCATTCCCCAAATCACTAGGTATTCAAATTCAGGATTTATTTCCTGGGCCAGATTAGGCCCACGGAATCACAGAAGTAGACCAAAGCAAAATATTATACCCATAATGAAATGTCTGACTACAATCATGCGAGTTCATCCATAAGATGACCACAAGTTAGCAAAGAAGAAAGCCACATCAATAGTGAATTATGAACTTACGGATCAAGTAGACTTAGACTTCGCCCACTCCACCCCTTCGTCGGACTTGAAGCTACCAAAGCTACCAGTACTGCTATCACAGCACAGCATACTATCCTGAAAAATAAGTAACATGTGAGGCATGGGTATCAATTGTGTGTTCAACCATGAGAGCTAGAACAGGTTTAAATACAGAACAAGTCAAGCTTACACGCCAATAGATAGAACAAGTGTCACAGCAACTTTGAACATTTTAGGTGCAAGAACCCCTTTGATATAGTGCACAAATGCGACCACGtgtataataataaaaacctgCAGAAGAATATATGTTATCAAATAAACAATAGCAACATCAGTACATGACATAATCAAATGCATATGATGTACAGTACAAGGAATCTTCTTTCTGCACCAAATGAAGAAAAAGGACAATGATTGTTCAACTCACTTCTAATGTTAGCTTTGAAGGTAGTCCTAACTAATTTCCATAATTAAGCACATATTGACTTCACTATCAAGTTGCTATTTTACACTTTTTTAGTAATTAGTCGATCAATGGTCAAGACAAGCTCCAGTATCAAAAATGAAAAGTTGGTAAACACTCACCAAGAAGGATGCAAAATGTTCCGATGTCATGACTGCATTAAATCCAACAACAGGCACCAAAGCAGCTAATAATGTGCCCAAGACAACCTGCATTGGAAAAGTTATGAGTTCAACAGGAAGCAAGAATGTCAATAGAGAGTATTAAAATAATGGTGCTTCCTTCAGCTCTCCTATGTAATCTTACTTCTTGCTCAAAATTAAACCTATGTTGGGAATAGTTTTATTAGCTTTCAAATCTCAAGAATGTAAGTATGAATTCtatatttttttcaaaaaaaaaaaaaaggatgaattCTATACTTTCAAGGCTAACtgcatcttttgttttttgatttcaATCATGCAAAAAGCTTCATAAGCAATTATACTTACAAGAGGAGCATAGGCAATGTACAGTCGTGATGAGTATCGACCAGTCACAATGCACATAAGCACATGCATTGGAATAAGATTGATAATAAATGTGTAGCCTCCCCAAGAGCAAACCTGATACATTGAAACAAAATGCGGAGGAAATTGAATGTGACGGGAAATAGATTAAGCTTACAAAGGAACAaacaactttaaaaaaaaacttaccatGTAAAAGTATGCTAGGGCATTAAGAGTTGCATAAAAGAGGGATCCTGTATTCAGTGTCTGCACATAAAGCATAATTTAGTCAGAAGAAATTGAAGCATGTTATAGAAAAATTCATTTATTCTGTGCTATCCATATATCCATGGGATACAAATTAAATGGTGAAACTACTCAACAGTCAAAAATAAAACTAGTCTTTCAAAACAAAAGCTTTTTTAGATGTTAAAGATACccccaaaaaagaaagaaagttgtCTTTGCAAAAGCTAAcctttatatagagatagaaGGTGAAGACCAAAGCAAAAATAGCCACAGCTTCATTGTCATAGCTTCCAGCTACAGACCGAGAAATATATGATGGCACCtgcaaacaaaaacataaaagggcacaatgAAACAAGTGTATGTATCGTTTCCAAATGTTGTACAGCATAATTTCAGTCATACAGTACAACATATCCATACAGAAGTAACAGCAAGAATTCTATGTCAACTATTGTTCCAACCGGATGAGAAAGCATACTATACACAATGCATATTTGACACTTCACTGAGAATCTACAAGAGCTCTATGCAAAACTTTACAAAATTGGCTAGAACCCTATGTAAACTTGTCCCAGTTGTGACTGCAAATTTTACATTGAGAAATTTTTTAGATTTTCAAATTATGGCTAAGCAGAGCACAAGTGAGGATTGGGACAAAAGCTGCACGTTCTATTAGATTAAAAATACAATAGTCTTTCTAGCCAGGTGAAGTGAATCTTGGCATGATAGACATGGTTATACATGATCCCAAGAAATAGTTACCGGTTAATGCTGCAAATATGTTGCATTGACACCATTTTCAAATCTGTGGCACTCAGCACTAAATAAATAcattaaacaatttttttttacagaaaACAGCGTATGATTTACCATTGCAATAAGAGCTGCAGCTGTTAGTCCAGCACCAGCGCCCTTAACTTCCTGAAAAATGGTAATTGAATATCAAATCCACAAATTGGATGAAATAACTAACTTCTAAGAAATAACTAAGGTCTGAATACGAACCCGAGTCAGAAGGTAAGCTGCCCAGGATGTGAAAGCAGAGAATATAGGTGCAGTAAATACACAAATAGTTTCCACAGAAAGAGGAATATTTAATGAATTCAACAACCTGATACAAGAGAGCAAACATATCAAACTTTACTAACATAGGACTACAGTTTTTTTGTCTTTCCTTTTCTCCTTTTGGGTTGTGTAGAATTCATATCAAACTCAatccataaagaaaaagagaTCTATATAAATGTAATACTCACCACCATAGGGTTCCTGCTGTCAAGGTCAATCCAGGGTAAACAGTTCCACCAATCACACGACCAAGAGGATAccttaaatataatataaaacaTGCATTAGCTTTATATTGCTGGATTATGTAATCCAGCTTGAAATATGGAGTTTGACACCATAACAAGTAGAAGAAATTACCAGGTTCGATCATCAAACCAGTTCCAAAAATCATATATTCCATTCTTTGtcagaaactgaaaccaaaaaaCAAGACTGTCATCTTCTATATAGCTTAGCATCACTGCAATATAATAAGATAAATCGATACACTATATGATAATAACTTCCTAGCTTTCAAGCAGACCTAATTCAATAAAAGGTCACTTGATACCAAACCGATGTCAAATGAGAAAACGAAACCAACCTGAGTGACTCTGTAATTGAAATAAGGATCAAACTCGTGAATAACACTCTCGTACTTTATGACCTGCAGATTAATTTCCACAAAACAACAACACCGTCAGCATTACCAGTAAAACCACTGATAAATCACAATTCTAAATCTCCATTTCACAAAGCTAAGTCAAAACGATTCACAAAACCGCTAAACACTACGATTCAAACGTTAACAATCTACAATTACATGAAAACGAGAGCGAATAGAGTTTGTGCTATTGATGCATGGCAGCGATACCAGTAACATTGAATTTAATTAGTAATGAACGATAAGATCTAGAAAAAATTGAAGATCATAAAGGCTTACAGAGAAGAGACGGATCGAAAAAGCGAGAACGCCGAtcaggatgaggatgaagaaggaGAGGACATTACCGAAAGCATTCCTCAAGGTTGTACCGTTGGAGGTCTCGGAGCCCTCCATTGACGACCGGAACGAGCTTCCGAGCttttcacagagagagagaatttcagAGAAGACTGAGGTCTGAGAGGGTTTTGTAGGGCGAGACTGACTTTGGAGTGGGGGGAGAAGACTTTGCTGAACTAGACACAGAGAGAGAAGTTGGTGTTAGGGGAAGTGGTCGAAACTGGCCCTGAGATTTTTTTGAAATCACCGAATTGTCCTCGTGCAATTTGTTATAGATAGCGAGGCGGGAGCAAGGCTCGTGATTGGTCCCGCACTACGCAGGTATGTCACGTGGCGTGATGTGGTACGACGAGGTCAGGAGAGTTTGTCCCAACCAAGCCAAATACTAGAATGTTGAGTGTGAGGGGCCTAATATGGAAGCCCAAGTAACCCTAGACTTTGCGATGACTATTCAGTATCCACGAGGGTGTTCATCGGATcagtaagagcaactccaacagtttccctataatttttatattatagagaagcaaaagtcaaatctttagcctatttttcttccgcaactccaatagattccctggtttacagtaatctataaaatctctatattcttatttaaaattttggagcTTGCTATGCAAACTATGTTTAATTATCGTGCAAACTATGTTTAATTATTGTCAGCATCCTAATTGACTGTGCAAACTATGCAAACAATGCAAATTGACTGTGCAAACTATGTTTAATTATCGTTAGATGTAAATTTAattatcaaaaataaaacaactcaacttaaatataattatttCACCGTTGGATTTACATCTAAGATGTGGTTGAGCAAGATATTCTCAGTCAATAACTAACCAAGTGAACATTATTGTCAGCATCCAAATGATTCTTCATTTGTAAGCTTTTAAAGTTTTTTGTTTGATGTCTTATGCTTTCCCAACCTTGTAGGAACGAATTTTGCAACTTTTTCAGTTGAGACATTTTtaaatacttaatacacatccttattattttatatttcaaatcagattttatagttAGATTAAATGACtaaaatagacatctatgtattagaagaaaaataataataatcatatgtttcttatattattctataattataaacacaatgaaCTTCTATTAATgacatcctcatttaaaacaagaataaagttagaaaccatctaatttaatttttcttaaataaattgtactCAAATGGGGTGAGAgaccatataatttagaatttcaaaatcaatgtcaTTAagtgtttttaaaacatatcactttactcccactttttagttcattttttccctaaaagttatgattagtgAATTTATTATCTAGTATAAAACATCacaaaactttgtaattgttaatttgtttgatcaTCCAATGACAACTTCGTAGTTTTGCCAgtgtggagaaactactgatacagttttggttgaatgttcgactcaaaattttatacttgatcaataagGTGTTTCCGTGTCTAGtgaatgagaactcaaataatacaaaacataTTTCTAAGaatctatttaaagggaacaataatgaatccttatggatttttcaataactaacacaagtaattaatatggtcaattatatatactaatcaaattaaatagtagccttaatgtcgttaaataatagtgtatttcatggtttctTAGTTTAAGGacattttaggtaatttgggttgtgtatttagtaaaatattagaataagaaattaaattgtaaatgTATTGAGTAatgagtgtgtattaagtaattaagagtgtgtatttaaaacttctatTTCAGTTCTTAAAAGAAAATTGTCTGAAAtatgatttttatttaaaattgtGGACAATAATACacgattttattttatttttttttaccaaaatcgTATCTATAATTTCTCACAAAGTCCTCACACCCTCAAATCGCACAACTGAAAGAACTCTGAAATATTGAGCCATTTAGTTTTTACGATTTCCTAAAGTAGGAAACTGGAAAATCATTAGAAAAAATCCGCTTGAAAATTTTGTAGTCTATCACTTGAAACAGCTcgtaaaaatcatgttttacTAATACTGAGTTTATAGCACATGTTAGGTCGCCTGATTGAAGGCTTAGAGCAACTTCAACAGCTTAtgtattatttttgtattataagGAAGTAAAAGTCAAAGTTTTAAGCAATTTTTCTTCCCCAACTCTAACAGATTTCTTATTTTACAGCAACCTCtgaaatctccataattctttcTTAAAAGTTTAGATATTACTGtaaatttagagaattttgTCTTCTCTTTGCTCACTATCTCTAAAATTAGAATagttatagagaatctgttgaagcaaaagaagcttattttttttctaaaataaagaaatttcaaaatatgggaaagctgttggagttgctcttactcCTATTGGTATGCCCCAGGCCCAAACAACATTGGTGATCCAACAAGAACCGGCCCAAGTACGTAATGGATCAGGCCAATGTATATATACTAATTAAAGAAAATTCTAAAAAATTTCTATCCATCTATATAAACAAACAGAAGCGTTTATCCCTCGActttttccttctccttctctgagTTTCCCCCTCTGATCCGCAAACATTACCGTACTAGTTAAACCCGCCGCCCGGAAATCTCTCGCCGCCGTTAAGGTCAGTATTCGATTCGCCGTCTCCGTTACTTTTCATCTCTTCTTCAATTTATGTTAACAAGTAAAccaatattttctttctctcctGATCTAAAGTTAGGGTTTTTTGTTTCGCTTCAATTTGGTGGTTGTTTGTTTGATATTATATTGGAATCGGGGTTTATTAGTTGTTATTGATTTGAATTCAAGCTGATTGGGCATCTCTGAATTCGGTCGCTTTTGTTTGAATAGCTTAATCACCATGGCGGCTCTGAAGGAGCTACTTCCGCCAGCGAAATCAACCGCCGCCACTTATTATGACCACTCGAACGATCCGTGGTTCAAGCAGCGGTTCAGTGCAGCTGCCGAGGCCGAAAAGGCTGCTGTGGTGAAGCCCAAGCCTGTGCCTCCGTATCAGAAGCGTCAGGGTTTTGTTCCGAGGAAGGTAGAGGACTTTGGGGATGGCGGTGCGTTCCCAGAGATTCATATT is a window from the Rosa chinensis cultivar Old Blush chromosome 2, RchiOBHm-V2, whole genome shotgun sequence genome containing:
- the LOC112189755 gene encoding LOW QUALITY PROTEIN: dolichyl-diphosphooligosaccharide--protein glycosyltransferase subunit STT3A-like (The sequence of the model RefSeq protein was modified relative to this genomic sequence to represent the inferred CDS: inserted 1 base in 1 codon), with the translated sequence MEGSETSNGTTLRNAFGNVLSFFILILIGVLAFSIRLFSVIKYESVIHEFDPYFNYRVTQFLTKNGIYDFWNWFDDRTWYPLGRVIGGTVYPGLTLTAGTLWWLLNSLNIPLSVETICVFTAPIFSAFTSWAAYLLTREVKGAGAGLTAAALIAMVPSYISRSVAGSYDNEAVAIFALVFTFYLYIKTLNTGSLFYATLNALAYFYMVCSWGGYTFIINLIPMHVLMCIVTGRYSSRLYIAYAPLVVLGTLLAALVPVVGFNAVMTSEHFASFLVFIIIHVVAFVHYIKGVLAPKMFKVAVTLVLSIGVIVCCAVIAVLVALVASSPTKGWSGRSLSLLDPTYASKYIPIIASVSEHQPPTWPSYFMDINVLAFLVPAGIIACFSPLSDASSFVILYIVTSVYFSGVMVRLMLVLAPAACITSGIALSEAFEVFTRSIKFQLPGLQGISPVKAEETSSDSTVPLNEVPKTDKSGETLKERPSRKNRKKEKEPVEKPSIKARIEKKLLVLPLEGSVLAIXLLVLLGAFYVVHCVWAAAEAYSAPSIVLTSHSHDGLHVFDDFREAYAWLSHNTEVDDKVASWWDYGYQTTAMANRTVIVDNNTWNNTHIATVGTAMSSPEKAAWEIFNSLDVKYVLVVFGGLVGYPSDDINKFLWMVRIGGGVFPHIKEPDYLRDGQYRIDNQATPTMLNCLMYKLSYYRFVDTDGKGFDRVRRTEIGKKHFKLTHFEEVFTTHHWMVRIYKLKPPKNRIRGKTKKSKSKSTSTISGKRSGTKKNPWN